CGCCTTCAATCGGGAATGCTGGCCCCAGGGCGAGCCCCGCGAATTGCTTCCAGGCATTTCGCAACCGGGCTCTAGACGAACGCGCACAGGCGTCGTCTTCCGTCTTCAGGTTCGGCGCACACCGATCACAAGTTCGAAAAGCCGCAAGGGCGCCAGCCGGCGCGCTCGCATGTTGCGCCAGTTGGCGAGTCACCTGGCTCGTTCCGTCGTTCAGGAGTTTGGACAATGGCTGTCCCGAAGAGAAAGACCTCGCCGTCCCGTCGCGGCATGCGCCGTTCGGCCGACGCGCTGAAGCAGCCCACCTATGTGGAAGACAAGGATTCGGGCGAGCTGCGCCGTCCGCACCACGTCGACCTCAAGACCGGCATGTATCGCGGCCGTCAGATCCTGAAGCCCAAGGCCGAGGCCTGAGCTTCAATCAAGCGAGCGGCGGCCGCACGGCCGCCCGCTGCAGCGCCGGCGCAACCCGTCGGCGCGCTGCGCCCTTCACGCGGGCGCTTCGGCCCCGGAGGCGTCACGCTCAGCGACCGGGCCCATCTGGTCCCGCCCGTGTCGCCGCCACGCGATTCGCTCCCGCGCATGGGATCACCGTTTTAGGGCGACCGGCCCAAACGGCACGCGTCTTTCCAACGGCGCTCTTTCTCTCCCCAAATCTGCCCATCCCATGAGCCAAATGGCTGCGCATGAACGCGCGACCTGCGCACGGCGCATTGCGCGTGCTGCCTTCGCCCGCCCTTGATTCTCCCTTTACCCAACTGGCGATCAGGCGGAATGGCGCACCCCGGGCCGCCTCCGCGTCCGTGACATTTGGCGCCCGATGTGTCATCGCATCGGCCGGAGCCGGGCGGTGCCGAAGGGGTGATCCCAAGCGCCATCCTGGGCATTTTGCCGGCTGAGCGGTCCCGAGGAGCACCAATGCTGACACCCGTCCCGTTGCTGATCGTCCCCCTCGCCCTCTACAACATCATGGTCTTCCTGATGCCCGGCACGGAATGGACCACTGTGCTCACCACGGTAGACATGATGTCGGGGGCGCAATGGACGATCACCCTCGCGGAGGGTTTCATCGTCCTCAGCCTGTTCTTCCTGTTTTTCGAGATTCTGAAGTCGACGCGCATCACCTCGCGCTCGATCATCGATCACATGCTGTCGATGCTCGTGTTCGCGGCCGGCCTCGCCGAGTTCCTGCTGGTGCGCCCTGCCGGAAACTCGGTGTTCGCCATCCTGCTGTGCATCATGCTGCTGGACGTGGTGGCCGGATTCTCGGTCTCGATCCGGGTCGCGCAACGCGACTTCAGCGTAGATCCGCGCGTGCAGCAGTAACGACTGCACTGCGATGCAACGGCCCGGCTGAACCGGCCACCGCGCATCTCTTGGATTCCGCATGTATTGGATTTCGAGACGCCGGCCCCCTATCGGGCGGCCGGCGACGCGGGTCGATCAGCTGCCGCTGCCTTCCTTCGGCTGGCTGCGGGCTTCACCGGGAGCATCGTTCTTGGCCACGAGCTTAGGCTCCGGCTTGGGAACGAGCTGCTCCAGCTTGGCCTGCATATCCGCCATCTGGCGCTTCAGGACGTCGAGTTCGTCGACACGCTCGGGCTGCGCAGATACAGCCTGCGCGGGCGCGGCGGCCGGAGCAGCGGGCGTCGCCGGCTCGTCGCCCTTTGGGAAGGGCAGGAACAGGTGGAACGCACGCTCGAACACTTCCATGTTGCGGCGCACCGTCTCGTCCAATCCGGCGAACGGAGCGCCCGGCACCGGAAAGGGCGTGCCGGCAAGCGTCTGGGAGAGGTGATCCCGGAACTTGCCCTGATCCTTGGTGAAGCTGTCGATGGACGCTTCCAGGTAACGAGGCACTAGCATCTGCATGCTGTCCCCGTAGAAGCGGATGATCTGGCGCAGGAAGGCGATGGGCAGAAGGTTCTGCCCCTTGTTTTCCTGCTCGAAGATGATCTGCGTCAATACCGAGTGCGTAATGTCCTCGCCATTCTTGGCGTCATACACCACGAAATCCTCGCCTTCCTTCACCATATTGGCGAGGTCTTCGAGAGTCACGTATGTGCTGGTCCCCGTGTTGTAGAGACGGCGGTTCGCGTATTTCTTGATGGTGACTGGCTCTTGCGATTTGGCCATCGTCCGGTCATCCGTTTCCTTGGGCGGAACGGCAGGTTAAGGCGTTTCCAAGTGCAGAGCTACCACTTTGTGTGCGCTGCCCATGGCGCCTTTCGCAGCGCGGTTCCCTGGCGTCCCGACCAAGGTTGAACAGCTGCTTTTGATCCGCCCCCTTGCCATGCGATGGGTCATTGACACATGGTCCGGCCCGGACACGATAGAGGTCAAGCCTTCCCACTCGCCATCCGGCAAAGAGGCGCGGAGCCACCCGCCCGATCTTCCCAGGAGAGACTTCCATGAAGGACGAGGTCGTCATCGTCGCCGCCGCGCGTACCCCTGTCGGGTCGTTCAACGGCGCGCTCGGCACGCTTCCCGCGCATGAGCTCGGTGCCATCGCCATCAAGGCCGCCCTCGAGCGCGCTGGCGTCGCCCCGGCAGCCGTGAGCGAGGTGATTTTGGGCCAGGTGCTCACCGCCGCCCAGGGCCAGAACCCCGCCCGCCAGGCCTCGATCAAGGCCGGCGTGCCCATCGAGGCGCCTGCCTACGAGGTGCAGATGGTCTGCGGCTCGGGCCTGCGCTCGGTCGCGCTCGGCGCCCAGGCCATCGCCAACGGCGACAGCGAGGTCGTGGTGGCCGGCGGCCAGGAATCCATGAGCCAGTCCACCCACGCCGCGCACCTGCGCAACGGCGTCCGCATGGGCAATGCCGACTTCGCCGACACCATGATCAAGGACGGCCTGTGGGACGCCTTCAATGGCTACCACATGGGCGTGACCGCGGAGAACGTGGCCAAGGAATTCCAGATCACCCGCACCGAGCAGGACGAGTTCGCCGTCGCCTCCCAGAACAAGGCCGAGGCGGCCCAGAAGGGCGGCAAGTTCAAGGACGAGATCGTCCCCGTCACCATCTCCACCCGCAAGGGCGACGTGGTGGTGGACCAGGACGAGTACATCCGCCACGGCGCCACCATTGACGCCATGGCCAAGCTGAAGCCCGCCTTCGCCAAGGAGGGCACCGTGACCGCCGGCAACGCCTCCGGCATCAATGACGGCGCCGCCGCCGTGGTGCTCATGAGCGCCGCCCGCGCCAAGGCCGAGGGTAAGACTCCCCTCGCCCGCATCGTTTCCTGGGCGCAGGCCGGCGTCGATCCGTCGGTGATGGGCACCGGCCCGATCCCGGCGTCCAAGCTCGCGTTGGAAAAGGCCGGCTGGTCCAAGGACGATCTCGACCTCATCGAGGCCAACGAGGCGTTCGCTGCGCAGGCCATCGCCGTCAACAAGGGCCTCGGCTGGGACACCTCCAAGGTCAATGTGAACGGCGGCGCCATCGCCATCGGCCATCCGATCGGCGCCTCGGGCACCCGCATCCTCGTGACCCTGCTGCACGAAATGCAGAAGCGCGATGCCAAGAAGGGCCTCGCCACCCTCTGCATCGGCGGCGGCATGGGCATCGCCATGTGCCTCGAGCGCGA
The nucleotide sequence above comes from Xanthobacter flavus. Encoded proteins:
- the rpmF gene encoding 50S ribosomal protein L32, producing MAVPKRKTSPSRRGMRRSADALKQPTYVEDKDSGELRRPHHVDLKTGMYRGRQILKPKAEA
- the phaR gene encoding polyhydroxyalkanoate synthesis repressor PhaR — encoded protein: MAKSQEPVTIKKYANRRLYNTGTSTYVTLEDLANMVKEGEDFVVYDAKNGEDITHSVLTQIIFEQENKGQNLLPIAFLRQIIRFYGDSMQMLVPRYLEASIDSFTKDQGKFRDHLSQTLAGTPFPVPGAPFAGLDETVRRNMEVFERAFHLFLPFPKGDEPATPAAPAAAPAQAVSAQPERVDELDVLKRQMADMQAKLEQLVPKPEPKLVAKNDAPGEARSQPKEGSGS
- a CDS encoding acetyl-CoA C-acetyltransferase, which gives rise to MKDEVVIVAAARTPVGSFNGALGTLPAHELGAIAIKAALERAGVAPAAVSEVILGQVLTAAQGQNPARQASIKAGVPIEAPAYEVQMVCGSGLRSVALGAQAIANGDSEVVVAGGQESMSQSTHAAHLRNGVRMGNADFADTMIKDGLWDAFNGYHMGVTAENVAKEFQITRTEQDEFAVASQNKAEAAQKGGKFKDEIVPVTISTRKGDVVVDQDEYIRHGATIDAMAKLKPAFAKEGTVTAGNASGINDGAAAVVLMSAARAKAEGKTPLARIVSWAQAGVDPSVMGTGPIPASKLALEKAGWSKDDLDLIEANEAFAAQAIAVNKGLGWDTSKVNVNGGAIAIGHPIGASGTRILVTLLHEMQKRDAKKGLATLCIGGGMGIAMCLERD